The segment GCGATCTGCGCCGTACGCGACATCAAAACCGTGCAGGTTGCCGGACGCGACGCTGCAAAGGCTGCTGCTTTTTGCGCGACTGCCAAAACGCATTATCCGCAGATCGCATTCACGGCGGGCACAGATGTGCAGTCGGCTGTCGCGCAGGCCGATATCGTGTGTACGGTGACCGCGTCTGCGACGCCGGTCTTGCATCATGCGTGGCTGCCCGAAGGATGCCATGTCAATGTGGTCGGCTCGTCCATCCCGACCATGCGGGAAGTCGATGACGATTTTGTCCTCAATATGCCGATCTGGGTGGATTATTTACCTTCAACGCGCGTTCAAGCCGGTGAAATTGTGGATCTTATCGCCGATGGCCGGTTCACGGAAGACCGCATTATGGCTGAAATCGGCATGGTTCTGGCGGGCGAAGCCAGCGGGCGCACATCGCAGGAACAGCAGACTGCTTACCGGTCTTTAGGGGTTGCCGCGCAGGATCTGATGGCCGCGAAAGCCGTGGTCGAGGCCGCGACGGCGCAAGGCATAGGGCAGGCGGTTCAGCTTTAAGCACAGGGCGCTGGCCGGTTTGGTCATGCGCCGCGCCTGAAATACGATTGATGCCGGATGCGCAAGCTGCGACATCTGGATCATGGTATCACGCAAAGATTTTATCGAGGGTGTCGGCCTTCGGCTGTTGGCGGCATTCCTGATGACCGCAATGTCAGCGGCGGTGCATGGTGCGGCTGATGTCGTTCCGGTCGGGCAAATCATGTTCTGGCGTTCGGCTTTGGCCTTGGTGCCGATTTGTCTTTACATGATCTGGCGCAGTGAATTCCCGCGTGCGCTGCGCACGCAGCGTCCCGGTTTGCATGTGACCCGCAGTGCCTTTGGCGCGTTTTCAATGGCGATGTCGTTCCTGTCGCTGGCCTATCTGCCGGTCGCAAATGCACAGGCGATTGCCTATCTCGCGCCGGTTCTTGTTTTGCCACTGGCCGGTGTCATGCTGAAGGAAAAGCTGTCGCCTACTGTGTTTCTGGCGGTTGTGGTCGGGTTCGCTGGCGTGGTGCTGTTGCTGTGGGATGCGCTGGAAATGCCCGGTGATGGCGCCGTTATCGGGGTGATCGCCGGACTTGCTTATGCGTTCACCATGGCCTTTGTGCGCGTCCATACCAAAACCATGACATTGACTGAAAGCGCGTCGACGATTGCGTTTTATTTTGCCATCGTTGCGGCCTTGATCGGTTTGGCGACCGCCCCCTTTGGTTGGGTCGCGTTAGACCTGCCGCTGTTCGGCTGGCTTGCTTTCGCGGGGCTGATCGGGGGTGTCGGCCATATCGTGTCTAACGAAGCCACAGCGCGTGCACCGGTCAGCACGCTTGCCCCGTTTGATTTCACTGGGTTGGTTTGGGCCTTGGGTTTCGACCTTGTTTTATTCTCTGTTCTGCCGGGTGCGCTGGGCCTGCTGGGCGTATTTGCCATCACTTTTGCTGCATTAATCGTCACTGTGAAAGGGCGCGCGTAACATAGGTCAGGGTAGTGAAAATATCTGGTGAGGACTCAAGATTTCACCCTGAGAATAATTTTTATTGTTGACGCTTAAAATAACTGCGTCCATGTTGCGCCCCAAGGACGACCAAGAGCGTCCGTGGGGAACACGCTTGTCATCAAAGTCCGAACAGACTGCAACCAAGGCACCGGCCGACGCACTCGGCGGGCGCATGCGCACGCAACGGCACAGGTTGTCAATGACGCTGCAACAGCTTTCGGCGGCGTCGGGCGTTTCGGTCGGCTATCTCAGTCAGGTCGAGCGCGGCAAGGCGACCCCGACACTGGGCACGTTAACGCAGATTGCTCAGGCGCTGAAGGTCGAGACAGACTACTTTGTGCGCACCCCTCGTGCCGTTGACAGCCTGACGCGCGGCGATGCGCGACCCAAATTTGCGGTTGCCGGATCGTCAATAGAATACGAGCAGATCGGCGCGGAACGTACCGGCCATGAAATGACCTCTTATGTCATGAACGTGCCGCCGGGATATGCATCCGAAGTGGTCACCCATGTCGGCGAGGAGATCATTTATATCCTTGAGGGAGAAATCTCCCAGATGGTCGGCGAACGGGAATACCTGATGGGCGTAGGCGACAGCCTGCATTATCTGGGAACCACGCCGCATTGCTGGTCGAACAAAACAGACGTGCCCGCCCGCATACTTTGGGTCGGCCGGATGCAATACGATAAGTCCGACGAGATCGGACAGGTTGAGGTCGAGGACACTTCGGTCGCGCGGGAGATGCTCCCGCTCAGGCGTTGAACACCATCACCAACGGCACCTTTGAAAAGCTGCCGCAAAATAAACTACCAACTAGGAGAGAGAAGAGAATGTCTTTTAACAAAATCTTGGCCACTGGCCTATTGCTGAGCACCTTGGGTGTTTCGGCACAGGCACAGTCCTTGGTCTATTGTTCCGAAGGGTCCCCCGAAGGGTTTGACCCGGCACTGTACACCGCAGGCACCACTTTTGATGCGTCCAGCCACCCGATTTATAACCGTTTGTCCGAATTCAAGGTCGGCACCACGGAAGCGATCCCCGGTCTGGCCGAAAGCTGGGAAGTTTCCGAGGACGGCAAGACTGTCACTTTCAAACTGCGTGCGGGCGTCAAGTTCCATTCCAACGCACAGTTCACACCGACGCGTGATTTCAACGCGGATGACGTGATCTTCAGCTTTGACCGTCAGGGCAACCCTGACAACCCGTACAACAAAGTGTCGGGCGGTACCTGGGAATACTATGGTGCGATGTCCATGCCGGACCTGATCGAAAGCATTGAAAAGGTTGACGATCTGACGGTTGTTTTCAACCTGACCCGCCCCGAAGCGCCGATCATTGCCAACATGGCGATGGATTTCGCGTCCATTGTGTCCAAAGAATACGCGGACGCCATGATGGAAGCGGGCACACCTGAAATGCTGAACCAGGCACCAATTGGTACAGGTCCGTTCACCTTCCAAGCCTATCAGAAAGACGCCGTCATCCGCTATCTGCGTAACGACGATTACTGGGGCAAAAAAGCCAAGGTCGAAAGCCTGATCTTCGCGATCACACCTGACGCTTCCGTGCGTTATCAAAAGGTGCAGGCCGGTGAATGTCACGTGACTGCGTATCCAAACCCTGCCGATATTCAGGCCATGAAAGATGCCGAAGATATCGTGGTGATGGAGCAGGAAGGCCTGAATGTTGGCTATCTGGCCTATAACACGCAGGTTGCGCCGTTCGACAATGCCAAGGTGCGCAAGGCGCTGAACATGGCGATCGACAAGCAGGCCATCATCGATGTGGTGTTCCAAGGCTCCGGCGAAATCGCCAAGAACCCGATCCCGCCGACAATGTGGTCCTATAACAACGCGATCGAAGACGACAGCTATGACCCAGAAGCGGCCAAAGCTGCGTTGGAAGCCGAAGGCATCACCGATCTGTCGATGAAGATCTGGGCCATGCCGGTACAGCGTCCGTATAACCCCAATGCGCGCCGTATGGCCGAGCTGATGCAGGAAGATTTCTCGAAAGTCGGCGTCGACGTAGAGATCGTTTCCTATGAGTGGGGCGAGTATCTTGAGCGTTCCAAAGCCAAGGACCGTGACGGCGCAGTCTTGTTGGGTTGGACAGGTGACAACGGTGATCCGGACAACTTTCTTGCCGTTCTTTTGGGCTGTGACGGTGTCGAAAAATCCAACCGTGCGCAGTGGTGCAACGAAGAGTTCGACGCGTTGGTCCAGAAAGCCAAGGTTCTGCCAACACAGGCCGAGCGTTCAAAGCTGTATGAAGAAGCGCAGGCCATCTTCAAGGATCAAGCACCTTGGGCGACAATTGCGCACTCAGTTGTCTACATGACAATGCGCCCTGAAGTTGAAGGCTATGTTGTTCACCCGCTGGGTGGCCACATCTTTAACCAAGTGGGCCTGTCGCAATAAGCGACTGACGTAACAAGGGGGCGGCGCAATTTGTGCCGCCCCCATTGCTATTGCAACGAATTTCCGGAGCCTTCCCCAGTGTCAAAGCCACTAACGCTACGCCTTTCAGAATACGCGGGTGTCGCCGTCGAGATGGGCGTGGATGCTGTTGCACTCGTGCCGGGCCCCAATTTTACCCGCGCCATCGGGCGCAGTTTCATGAGCCACGAACGGCCCTTTCTTGTCGTTATTCCGGCAGACGGACCTGCCGCAGCGCTTGTGCCGAACCTTGAACTTGCCAGCTGGGATCTTGCCGGCTTTGACGGCGCGGTTTTCGACTGGCGCGATCAGGACGGCTATGCCGCGGCCTTTGCCGATTTGCTGGGACATCTGGGAATATCGTCGCTGGCGGTCGAAGGACAGGTGATGCGTGTTTTTGTGCACCACGCGCTGAAAGCGGCCCAACCGGATTTGACCATCATCGAAGCCGAACGCGAGATTTCCGCCTTGCGGATGATCAAGACCGACGATGACATCGCAGCGCTACAGAGCGCAATTGATATTTCCGAACGCGCCTTGAAGCGTACGCTGGACAGCATCACGTTGGGCCAGACCGAGAAACAAATCGAACAAACGCTGATCAAGATGTTGTTTGACGAGGGCGCGGATGATCTGTCGTTTCATCCGATTGTGGCCGCCGGTGACGGGTCCGCGCAACCCCATGCCCATGCCCGCCACGATTATGCGGTCAAAGCGGGGGATGCCCTGCTGATCGACTTCGGCGCGCGCAAGGACGGGTTTGTTGCCGACATCACGCGCACGGTGTTTCTGGATCACGTCACTGATGAAGGGCGCGCGGTCTATGACACGGTGTTGCAGGCGAACCTTGCCGCCCTTGCGGTCACACGGGCCGGCGTCACGGCGCACGACATTGACGACGCCGCCACGCAGGTGTTGGAGGCATCGGATTTCGCCGACCGCATTCGGACTAAAACGGGGCATGGACTGGGCCGCGATGTACATGAAGCGCCCTATATCGTGCGCGGCAACGACATGCCTTTGCCCGCGGGCACCGTTTATACCAATGAACCGGGCCTCTACGAGATCGGTAATTTCGGCGTCCGTATCGAGGACGACGTTCTGATAACCGAAGACGGCTACCGGACGCTGACACATTTCCCCAAAGACCTGATGGTGATTTCATGCTGAGCTATGTTCTGGGTCGACTGCTGACCTTTATTCCGACGTTTATCGGGGTCACCTTGATCTCGTTCAGCTTTATCCGCGCGTTGCCGGGCGATCCTATTCAGGTGATGGCGGGGGAGCGCGGCATATCCGAGGAACGCTATGCCGAACTGGCCGCGCAATTCGGCTATGACCGCCCGATTTATGTCCAGTTCTGGGAATACCTCACCGGTGTTCTTCAGGGCGATCTGGGCAATTCCTTTGTGACCAAACGCCCTGTCTGGGACGAATTTTTCACCTTGTTCCCCGCGACGCTCGAGCTGTCGATATGTGCGATGATCTTTGCGGTCGCGCTGGGCCTGCCGGCAGGTGTGATTGCCGCTGTGAACCGTGGCAAGTTTTTTGACCGCGCGTTGATGTCTACGGCGTTGGTCGGGTATTCCATGCCAATTTTCTGGTGGGCGCTGCTGTTGATCATCGTCTTTTCGGGCAACCTGCAATGGACACCGGTATCGGGGCGCATTGACCTGCTGTATTATTTCCCCAACCCGACCGGCTTCATGATCATCGACAGTCTGGCATCGGGCCAGAAAGGGGCGTTCACATCGGCGCTGCGCCACCTAATCCTGCCGACAATCGTGCTGGGCACCATTCCGCTGGCGGTGATTGCGCGCCAGACCCGTTCGGCCATGCTTGAAGTGCTGGGCGAAGATTACATTCGCACAGCACGCGCCAAAGGCATGTCACCGGGTCGGATCAACGGCATTCACGCCCTGCGCAACGCGCTGATCCCCGTGATCACCGTGATTGGCCTGTCGGTGGGCACATTGCTGGCCGGTGCGATCCTGACCGAAACGATCTTTAGCTGGCCGGGGATCGGCAAGTGGATGGTCGATAGCATTTTCCGGCGGGACTATCCGGTGGTGCAGGGCGGCCTGCTGCTGATTGCCGTGATGGTCATGATCGTAAACCTTACCGTTGATATGCTGTACGGCGTCATCAACCCCAAAATCAGGAAGCGCTGACATGGATGACGCAGTTTCAGCCAATGCATCAACGGTGCAGGAACGGCCAAGTCGCCTTAGCGAATTCTGGTTCTACTTTCGCGAAAACCGCGGTGCGGTTATCGGGCTTTGGATTTTTGCAGTCTTCGCTTTGCTGGCGTTTTTCGGGCCCTGGATCGCGCCGCATGACGCCACAGAGCAGTTTCGCGCCGCGACACTGCAACCCCCCGTCTGGCAAGAGGGCGGCACGTGGAGTCATATCCTTGGCACCGATCCGCTGGGCCGCGATATGCTGTCGCGTCTGATCGTCGGCGCGCGCTATTCGTTCTTTGTCGGTGTGATCGTGGTCAGCATTGCGGCCACCGGTGGCATCATCATCGGCCTGATTGCGGGCTTTGCCCCCAAATGGGTCGATAGCATCATCATGCGGGTGATGGATATTGTGCTGGCGTTTCCCTCGCTGTTGCTCGCGCTGGTTCTGGTGGCCATTCTGGGGCCGTCCTTGACCAATGCGATGATCGCCATCGCGATTGTTTTGCAACCGCACTACGTGCGTCTGACCCGCGCCAGCGTCCTGTCCGAACTGCAAAAGGACTATGTCACCTCTGCCCGTGTGGCGGGGGCAGGGCTGTGGCGGCTGATGTTTATCACCGTACTGCCAAACTGTCTGGCCCCGATCATCGTGCAGGCGGCCCTGTCGTTTTCGACGGCTATTCTGGACGCAGCGGCGCTTGGCTTTTTGGGGATGGGGGCGCAGCCGCCCACGCCTGAATGGGGCACGATGCTGGCGGAAGCGCGCGAATTTATCCTGCGCGCCTGGTGGGTCGTAACCTTTCCCGGCGTTGCCATTCTGGTGACCGTCCTGGCCATCAACCTGATGGGCGACGGGTTGCGCGACGCGCTTGATCCGAAACTGAAGCGGAGCTAGGCCATGACACTTTTGCGTATCAGAAACCTGAGTGTGGATTTCGCCACGGCTTCTGGCCAATTCCGTGCTGTTGATGGTGTCGATCAGGATGTGAACGACAGTGAAATTCTGGCGATTGTCGGGGAAAGCGGATCGGGCAAATCTGTTTCGATGCTTGCGGTGATGGGGTTGCTGCCGTGGACTGCGACGGTCACGGCGGACGAGCTGACCTTTAACGGTCAGGATCTGCTGACGATGGACCCCAAGGCACGCCGTAAAATCGTCGGTAAAGACCTTGCCATGATTTTTCAGGAACCCATGTCGTCGCTGAATCCCTGCTTTACTGTCGGGTGGCAAATCCGCGAGGCCCTGCGGGTGCATCTGGGGATGGGCCGGCGCGAACGGCACGCGCGCGCCATCGAACTGTTTGAACAGGTCGGCATCCCTGACCCTGAAAAGCGGCTCGGTGCGTTTCCGCACCAGATGTCCGGGGGCATGAACCAACGGGTGATGATCGCAATGGCCATCGCCTGCAAGCCCAAGCTGTTGATTGCGGATGAACCGACGACCGCGCTCGACGTGACCATTCAGGCGCAAATCCTGGATCTTTTAGGGTCATTGCGTGACGAGACCGGCATGGGGCTGGTGTTGATCACCCACGACATGGGCGTGGTTGCCGAAACCGCTGAACGCGTCAGCGTGCAATACGCTGGACAAAAGATCGAAGAACAACCGGTTGTGCCGCTGTTCGAGACACCCCATCACCCCTATACATCTGCGCTGCTCGACGCTTTGCCAGAACGCGCAACCGAGAAACGTCTGCCCACCATCCCCGGTGTTGTGCCGGGCCAGTTCGACCGCCCTGCGGGGTGTCTGTTTTCGCCGCGATGCCAGTTTGCGAATGCGAAATGCAAGGCCGAAGCACCAGCGGCATTGGGGCCCGATCTGGGGCATGCCCGATGTTTTTATCCCCTGAATGCAGATCAAAAGGTGGCGTCATGACAGAACCGGTAATGACCGCAACCGCGCTTGAGCGGCACTATGACGTGAGCGGAGGTTTCTTGCGTGCGTCCAAAACCCTCAAGGCTGTGGGGGGCGTTGAATTCGCCCTGTATCCGGGCAAAACCCTCGCCGTGGTTGGCGAAAGCGGCTGTGGCAAATCCACCCTCGCGCGTATGGTCACGATGATCGAGGAACCGACCGCAGGAACCCTGACGCTGGACGGCAAACCGGTGGTACCGGAGGACTGGGCGTCGTTGCGCAAATCCGTTCAAATTGTGTTTCAGGACCCTTACGGCTCGCTCAACCCGCGTCAGCGGATTGGCACCATTCTGGAAGAACCTCTCAAGATCAACCGGCCCGACATGAGCCGCGAAGAGCGCACAGCGAAAGCCCGCGAAATGCTGGGGCTAGTCGGGCTGCGGCCGGAACACTTTGACCGCTATCCGCATATGTTTTCCGGCGGTCAGCGCCAACGGATCGCCATTGCCCGTGCCCTGATGCTGGACCCCAAGGTGTTGGTGTTGGATGAACCGGTGTCCGCGCTGGATCTGTCGATCCAGAGTTCGGTGCTGAACCTGTTGGTTGATTTGCAGGAACGGCTGCAACTGGCCTATCTCTTTATCTCGCATGACCTGAGTGTTGTACGCCATGTGGCCGATGAATTGATCGTCATGTATCTGGGCCGCGCCGTCGAAAAGGGCAGCCGCGACGCTGTGTTTTCCGCGCCAATGCACCCATATACCAAGGCCCTGCTGTCCGCGACGCCCCAAGCTGATCCGCGTAGCAAGAAAGAGCGGATCAAACTCGACGGCGAACTGCCCTCGCCACTGGCAATCCCCGACGGCTGCCCCTTTGCACCGCGCTGCTGGAAAGCCAAAGAGACGTGCCGCGAACAGCGCCCGGAGTTGTCAAGCGACGCACATTCGGCGGCTTGTTTTTACCCTGAATAGGGCTGTGCAGGCGGTGGTTTGCGGTGCAGAGCAGCGGCATGTAGCTGGCTGCCGCTATGCGGGAGCGCTGTCGTCATTTAGGCGTCGGATGCGCATGCAAAGCGAAATGTGTGGCGGGTCGAATGAACGGTCGAATTCCGCAGCCTGAGCTTTTCTACGACGTCGGAAAAGACTGCCTAAAATTGTTCACTAGCGCACGATAGATCTTTCAATGGGAGCGGTTGGCAATCACGTTGAAGAGGCCCAGCGTTTTTGCGCCGCGCGAGGATTTATCTGCCAGGATGCATAGGTGTTTGTTGACTGGGGAAATCGCGCGATGTCCCTGAATAGGGCGGATCCGGGCCATCGGCAGGAATTTTTGAAAAAGGGAAGTTTTACCTTGTAGTCTCCATGTTTGCTTGGCTATACGCGTCGGTGGAGACGTGGCCGAGTGGTCGAAGGCGCTCCCCTGCTAAGGGAGTAGGCCCGGAAGGGTCTCGAGGGTTCGAATCCCTTCGTCTCCGCCACAAATCTAGCAAAAATGCTAGGGCTACTTGTTTTTATTCTATCAGAATTGCGTGGGGCACTTCCGGGGTACAGCTTTGCGCAACCTTGGTGCATTTTCGCTGCTGAAAACGAGCCGGTTCGCCCCTACTTTGTCACCCATCTTTTAACGACGGCACGACCGCGTCCGACAATCGTCAGTCGCCGCGAAAACGCCGTAACGGCTCACAAATCTGATTCATCCACGACGGTGTTGGAGCAGTTGCCGATGCCTTCGATTTCGATCTCTATCACCTCGCCGGGAACCAGCCAGCGTGGGTTCGGTTTTTTCGCGTGGCCCACACCAGGCGGGGTGCCCATTGCGATCAGGTCACCGGGTTCAAGCGTGGTGTATTCGGAAATTGTTGCAATGGTTTGCGCAACAGACCAGATCATGTTGCCGGTGTTGGAGGATTGCAGGATTTCAGCGCCGACACGGCTTTCGATTTTAAGGCCGGCGGCACCTTCGGGCAGTTCGTCGGGTGACACCACAAAGGGGCCAATCGCACCGGTATTGTCAAAGTTTTTGCCCGGCGTCCATTGATGCGTTTTGCGTTGAAAATCGCGCACCGACCCGTCGTTAAAAACGGTATACCCGAACACGTGGCTTAACGCATCGTCTTGCGCGATATGGCGCCCGCCCTTGCCGACAATCAGCATTAATTCAGCTTCGTAATCCAGTTGGGTCGAACAGTTCGGCCTAACCAGCGGTGCGCCGCTTGCCATGATGGAGTTTTTCCCGCGCATGAAAAGTGCGGGGTACGCGGGAATTTCGTAACCGCCCTCTTTGATATGGTCGGTATAGTTCAGCCCGAGGCAAATGATGGTGCCGGGCGCTGCGACTGGCAGGGCAGGGGTGATTGACGCAACTGAAACGCGTGGGGCAGTTTTAAGTTGTGCGGTGACGGCGTTGACCAGATCTGGGCGTTTGACCAGCGCCATCAGGTCATTTCCAACTGCAGGATTTAATGCTGTTAAATTATAGGCTTGATCGCCTTGCACTGCGTAGACTGCTGCGCCAGCACTTGTTTCTCCGACCAGATATTTCATAGGACTCACCTTTGTTTCTAACAATTATACCGATTATTTGGCAGGACGCTAATTATTATCGATTTTTATATATCCCCACAATAAACGCATGATGTAGGGACATTGCGCCATTAGGATTGTGCCAAACAGCTGGACGATAGACGTGAGGATATGAAACGTGTCATCCAGCCGTTAGGTAACCATTTGACCTTTGATTGCTTCGAACAGAGTTGCGGGTGATGAATATGAGTGAAGACACAGGCGGCAAAGAAACCTCCGCAACGCTTAGCGCCTATCTTGCCTTGCGCGATATGATCCTGACGGGCGCGCTGGCGGCGGGTCAGAAGCTTAAGATCGAAGAACTGCGCGCCATACTGGACACGGGGGCCTCGCCCGTCCGCGAAGCGTTAAGCCTGCTGACGTCCGATATGTTGGTGGAGCGTCTTGATCAACGCGGGTTTCGTGCAGCACCGGTGAGCCATGCCAATTTTCGTGAAATCCTGACCTTGCGGTGCACGTTGGAGGACCTTGCCCTGCGACAGTCAATTGCAGCGGCGACAGCTGCATGGGAAGAAAATGTGGTGCTTGCACATCACCGGATGAAGAAGGCGGCAGTGAAGGACGCGGCCGCCTTTGAAGGCGCGCATAAGGCCTTTCATATGGCGCTGCTCTCAAACAGTGGATCGCCGGTTCTGGAACGCTATTGCGCCCAGCTTTACGATTTGAACATCCGGTATCGCAATCTTGCGGCGCACGACGATGCGTATGATGAACGGGATGTTTCGGCAGAGCATGACGCGA is part of the Sulfitobacter geojensis genome and harbors:
- a CDS encoding ornithine cyclodeaminase family protein; the encoded protein is MIVLTSEDVAKLLPMPAAIEVIDATMKLVSDGGAELPLRSAIPVGGINKLGIMPGAITAPDASCFGVKLLSLFPDNPKRGLSSHLGAFVLFDAETGQARAMMDASLLTALRTAAASGVATRALARQDASALTLVGYGEQAEHHLDAICAVRDIKTVQVAGRDAAKAAAFCATAKTHYPQIAFTAGTDVQSAVAQADIVCTVTASATPVLHHAWLPEGCHVNVVGSSIPTMREVDDDFVLNMPIWVDYLPSTRVQAGEIVDLIADGRFTEDRIMAEIGMVLAGEASGRTSQEQQTAYRSLGVAAQDLMAAKAVVEAATAQGIGQAVQL
- a CDS encoding DMT family transporter, with protein sequence MVSRKDFIEGVGLRLLAAFLMTAMSAAVHGAADVVPVGQIMFWRSALALVPICLYMIWRSEFPRALRTQRPGLHVTRSAFGAFSMAMSFLSLAYLPVANAQAIAYLAPVLVLPLAGVMLKEKLSPTVFLAVVVGFAGVVLLLWDALEMPGDGAVIGVIAGLAYAFTMAFVRVHTKTMTLTESASTIAFYFAIVAALIGLATAPFGWVALDLPLFGWLAFAGLIGGVGHIVSNEATARAPVSTLAPFDFTGLVWALGFDLVLFSVLPGALGLLGVFAITFAALIVTVKGRA
- a CDS encoding helix-turn-helix domain-containing protein, with the translated sequence MLRPKDDQERPWGTRLSSKSEQTATKAPADALGGRMRTQRHRLSMTLQQLSAASGVSVGYLSQVERGKATPTLGTLTQIAQALKVETDYFVRTPRAVDSLTRGDARPKFAVAGSSIEYEQIGAERTGHEMTSYVMNVPPGYASEVVTHVGEEIIYILEGEISQMVGEREYLMGVGDSLHYLGTTPHCWSNKTDVPARILWVGRMQYDKSDEIGQVEVEDTSVAREMLPLRR
- a CDS encoding ABC transporter substrate-binding protein, which encodes MSFNKILATGLLLSTLGVSAQAQSLVYCSEGSPEGFDPALYTAGTTFDASSHPIYNRLSEFKVGTTEAIPGLAESWEVSEDGKTVTFKLRAGVKFHSNAQFTPTRDFNADDVIFSFDRQGNPDNPYNKVSGGTWEYYGAMSMPDLIESIEKVDDLTVVFNLTRPEAPIIANMAMDFASIVSKEYADAMMEAGTPEMLNQAPIGTGPFTFQAYQKDAVIRYLRNDDYWGKKAKVESLIFAITPDASVRYQKVQAGECHVTAYPNPADIQAMKDAEDIVVMEQEGLNVGYLAYNTQVAPFDNAKVRKALNMAIDKQAIIDVVFQGSGEIAKNPIPPTMWSYNNAIEDDSYDPEAAKAALEAEGITDLSMKIWAMPVQRPYNPNARRMAELMQEDFSKVGVDVEIVSYEWGEYLERSKAKDRDGAVLLGWTGDNGDPDNFLAVLLGCDGVEKSNRAQWCNEEFDALVQKAKVLPTQAERSKLYEEAQAIFKDQAPWATIAHSVVYMTMRPEVEGYVVHPLGGHIFNQVGLSQ
- a CDS encoding M24 family metallopeptidase, with the protein product MSKPLTLRLSEYAGVAVEMGVDAVALVPGPNFTRAIGRSFMSHERPFLVVIPADGPAAALVPNLELASWDLAGFDGAVFDWRDQDGYAAAFADLLGHLGISSLAVEGQVMRVFVHHALKAAQPDLTIIEAEREISALRMIKTDDDIAALQSAIDISERALKRTLDSITLGQTEKQIEQTLIKMLFDEGADDLSFHPIVAAGDGSAQPHAHARHDYAVKAGDALLIDFGARKDGFVADITRTVFLDHVTDEGRAVYDTVLQANLAALAVTRAGVTAHDIDDAATQVLEASDFADRIRTKTGHGLGRDVHEAPYIVRGNDMPLPAGTVYTNEPGLYEIGNFGVRIEDDVLITEDGYRTLTHFPKDLMVISC
- a CDS encoding ABC transporter permease subunit, with product MLSYVLGRLLTFIPTFIGVTLISFSFIRALPGDPIQVMAGERGISEERYAELAAQFGYDRPIYVQFWEYLTGVLQGDLGNSFVTKRPVWDEFFTLFPATLELSICAMIFAVALGLPAGVIAAVNRGKFFDRALMSTALVGYSMPIFWWALLLIIVFSGNLQWTPVSGRIDLLYYFPNPTGFMIIDSLASGQKGAFTSALRHLILPTIVLGTIPLAVIARQTRSAMLEVLGEDYIRTARAKGMSPGRINGIHALRNALIPVITVIGLSVGTLLAGAILTETIFSWPGIGKWMVDSIFRRDYPVVQGGLLLIAVMVMIVNLTVDMLYGVINPKIRKR
- a CDS encoding ABC transporter permease subunit; its protein translation is MDDAVSANASTVQERPSRLSEFWFYFRENRGAVIGLWIFAVFALLAFFGPWIAPHDATEQFRAATLQPPVWQEGGTWSHILGTDPLGRDMLSRLIVGARYSFFVGVIVVSIAATGGIIIGLIAGFAPKWVDSIIMRVMDIVLAFPSLLLALVLVAILGPSLTNAMIAIAIVLQPHYVRLTRASVLSELQKDYVTSARVAGAGLWRLMFITVLPNCLAPIIVQAALSFSTAILDAAALGFLGMGAQPPTPEWGTMLAEAREFILRAWWVVTFPGVAILVTVLAINLMGDGLRDALDPKLKRS
- a CDS encoding ABC transporter ATP-binding protein, whose amino-acid sequence is MTLLRIRNLSVDFATASGQFRAVDGVDQDVNDSEILAIVGESGSGKSVSMLAVMGLLPWTATVTADELTFNGQDLLTMDPKARRKIVGKDLAMIFQEPMSSLNPCFTVGWQIREALRVHLGMGRRERHARAIELFEQVGIPDPEKRLGAFPHQMSGGMNQRVMIAMAIACKPKLLIADEPTTALDVTIQAQILDLLGSLRDETGMGLVLITHDMGVVAETAERVSVQYAGQKIEEQPVVPLFETPHHPYTSALLDALPERATEKRLPTIPGVVPGQFDRPAGCLFSPRCQFANAKCKAEAPAALGPDLGHARCFYPLNADQKVAS
- a CDS encoding ABC transporter ATP-binding protein, with product MTEPVMTATALERHYDVSGGFLRASKTLKAVGGVEFALYPGKTLAVVGESGCGKSTLARMVTMIEEPTAGTLTLDGKPVVPEDWASLRKSVQIVFQDPYGSLNPRQRIGTILEEPLKINRPDMSREERTAKAREMLGLVGLRPEHFDRYPHMFSGGQRQRIAIARALMLDPKVLVLDEPVSALDLSIQSSVLNLLVDLQERLQLAYLFISHDLSVVRHVADELIVMYLGRAVEKGSRDAVFSAPMHPYTKALLSATPQADPRSKKERIKLDGELPSPLAIPDGCPFAPRCWKAKETCREQRPELSSDAHSAACFYPE
- a CDS encoding fumarylacetoacetate hydrolase family protein, yielding MKYLVGETSAGAAVYAVQGDQAYNLTALNPAVGNDLMALVKRPDLVNAVTAQLKTAPRVSVASITPALPVAAPGTIICLGLNYTDHIKEGGYEIPAYPALFMRGKNSIMASGAPLVRPNCSTQLDYEAELMLIVGKGGRHIAQDDALSHVFGYTVFNDGSVRDFQRKTHQWTPGKNFDNTGAIGPFVVSPDELPEGAAGLKIESRVGAEILQSSNTGNMIWSVAQTIATISEYTTLEPGDLIAMGTPPGVGHAKKPNPRWLVPGEVIEIEIEGIGNCSNTVVDESDL
- a CDS encoding GntR family transcriptional regulator, whose product is MSEDTGGKETSATLSAYLALRDMILTGALAAGQKLKIEELRAILDTGASPVREALSLLTSDMLVERLDQRGFRAAPVSHANFREILTLRCTLEDLALRQSIAAATAAWEENVVLAHHRMKKAAVKDAAAFEGAHKAFHMALLSNSGSPVLERYCAQLYDLNIRYRNLAAHDDAYDERDVSAEHDAILDAVVGLDAARACASLQRHYRVTGEYLSRSMNI